In Peromyscus leucopus breed LL Stock chromosome 9, UCI_PerLeu_2.1, whole genome shotgun sequence, the sequence GCCAAGGCCAATTAGCACTGAAGGGTGAGCATGGGAAAataagggaggaaaaagaaaaggggtgaccctcccagggctgggagtCTCAGGGAGAGTCACCAGGAGTTGCCTCCACCGCCCTGTGGGGGTGCACCGAGAGACAGACAGCGGACACTAAGTTATGCCAAAGGCAGTGTTGGTGCCCGTTTTGGGCTAGAATTGTCAGCAAGTCGCTGATTATCTCAGTGACTTGGGTTTCACGTCACGTAAAGAGACTAGCTCGCTCTCCGTGTTTCAGAGTCCCTGGCGGTGCCGTGCGCCGGGCTTGGTCGTGGGAGGTTTATGCtatttgtgtgctgtgtgataAGATGCAAGTGGAGAAAGCTCCTATTAGCACTGATTAACTCCAGAGCTGACCACCAGCACACACAACCATTGTTCCCGCCAGAACTCTTTACCGATGGCCTTTGTCTAGCTGGCTTTAGGAGAGACAAATGCCATTACAGGAGACCAAATAACTTCATCTGGGTGGACGTCAGATAATAGAGACTCTGCAGGTATTAGCCTGACTGCATTAGTTAGATTTGCTGCTACTGTTCACCTTGTCCTGGGTATTAATGGAGACAAAGGCCTGGAATTAGCAGCAGCAGAGATAAGCTGTGGGTTACAGCCTGGAGCTCAAGGGAAAGAATTTTACCCTAGCTTtgcattttgcttgttttctccCCTCTCAGAGTTAACTTCCAGTTTCCCCCTGAATGTCATTATATTCTTTACAAATTTTAGcaattttatttccattaaaTCCCATTAACTGAGTCACTATTTCTTCTAACGAGATCAGCCACTACCTATCAggtttttgaaaatgattttaaggGAAATACAGTGGCGATCTTGTGTATTATCCTTCTCCTTGAATAttcttatataatatttatttgtctCATAAGAATCACAATAGAACTGATattgtaattaatatttaaagatgAATGGCTAGCTTGGTCGTGCCTCAACTtaatataccatgctttgttgactcccatgggaggctttaccctttctgaatggagacaggagaggagtggattgggggtgggtagaagggagaagggggagggaccCAGAGGCgaggaggcaggagaaactgtggttggtacgtaaaataaattttaaaaatttaataaataaaaaaataaatggctgTACATCACATTTATAGTTATTTTAACAATACAAACTATCCTATTTTTCTAACatctaaatattatttatttcaattacAACTGTAACCCTTTTTCTGTGGCGCTGGAGTTTGAACTGGAGTTTGGCTTTTATGCAGGTTAGGTGAGTGCTCTACTACCCAGCCCAGTGCTCACTGCATCATTTGTAATTTGTGCTATTGCATTGTGATTTCAGTTATAAAAACACGGTGCCGCCAGTTATATACAACTTCTTTTAGCTGTACGCTAAGCAGAGTTTTAGGGCCCAGGAGTCAATCATATAAGGTTGTGCTGGGAAATGCAGAGATGAAGACATCGCCAAGTCACAGCTTCCTTCCTCATCAGGCTTTCAGAATCGCCAGCTTTCAcacttcctttttaaagactGTTCATTGTTGATCAATGTTTGTGatgctatttcattttcttttagatggtgggtttctttctttctttctttctttctttctttctttctttctttcttttttttttataggctCCTCATCCTCTTTATGAGCTTGGTTTAATTACAGACAAactatggtttttgtttgaaacCAAAATTTGTGAAAAACGCTACttcaaaaatgttcaaaatttaaTATTGTAGAGTAGTTTCTTCTTCTGTTCAAGACTTGAGAAAGGACAGTAACTCTAACATGGCAAGATACTGCAAATTATGATCATATTGAATAAACAATAGCACAACCAACAGAATGCCaacaattttttaataatatataagatTTATAAGATATTTAATGGTGATTCTTTCTGAAGGATAAGCCTTGAGGTGGCTTCTACTTCAGCAGTATTGTTATAAAATAAGCTTCTTCATATTACATGACACACTGTCCCCTCCGCCCGCTCTTATCAGCTTCCAACCAGCAAACTCAACATTTTCATGGGAGCCCAGTGGAGAGCAAAGGCAGCTGCCGTGGAGAAGTGTTTGCTGATGGACTTCCTAAGGACTGCTCCAGCTCTTTAGCTAATGGCGGAAGTCCTTATGCTGGTAGGAGGGGCCCAGTCGTCCTCAGAAGCCCTCTAACGCTCAGGCCTTCCTAGTGACAGCCCTGCtcaccttctttttctcctccttcccttctcagaAACAGTGGAAAAGAAGCTGCAGGTTATTGCTGTCCAATTGTTGGGAAACAGCTCTCTGTCCCAAATGTGCTGTCAGTAAATTATTCTACAAAGTTCAGATTCAAGCTCAGAAATAATGGCAAGCTgtctttcaataaataaataaataaatactctggCGGGGGGGACGACACTGTAGTGGTGATGGATTTGATAGGTTCAGTAAGAGCCTATACTCTGGTCTTCACAGGGAAACAGGGTGGACAGAGGgttaggagagagaggaaagagaaaaaattcaACTCAGGTGGAGAAAACTGGAATCTGGCTGCCGTTGGACGGAATCAGAACGTTCAAACTAACATTTCAAAGCTAAACAAAAACTTACCCACCTAGGTTTTTTCATTAACTGGGAAACAAACAcctaggtgtttgtttgtttgtttttaaacagaggaAAGAACTCCCTTATTGCCACAGATCTCCTTGATCTGTCTTCAGGTGCCAGGCCTGATTTGCCCATAGAAAGTGCCCCAATTATTTCCAGTGCGATGCCAGAGCATATACAAAAAGCCAGTCAACATAGCATAGTACTGAAGCATGCAGCTGATTGGAGTCATTAAATTGGAAACTGAAACAACCAGATGATCACTATCTCTTACAACAAAAGGAGAGCAGAGCAAATGTACCTGAAAGTTACTcgaaaatttgcatttatttgcacatttactcatttttaaaatgttgaagttACACTTGTTTATTTGTGGTGTACGCAGGTGTGCCTATGCgaaagagtgtgtgtggtgtgtgtatgtgtgtgtatggggtatgtgtgtgtggtgtgtgtatgtgtgtgtatggggtatgtgtgtgtggtgtgtgtgtgtgtggtgtgtgtgtggtgtgatatgtgtgtgtttgtgtagtgtgtgtgtggtgtgtgggtgtgtgtgtgtgggtgggtgtgtagtgtgtgtatggtgtggtgtgtgtgtgtgtgtgtgtgtgtgtgtgtgtgtgtgcaggttcacgATGCTCATGTGGAGATCAGTGAACTGCTTTCCAGtgttgattttctctttctaccaggtGGGGTCTGGGGGATTGATGGAGCCTCAGTctccaggcctggcagcaagcatctttacctttTGAACTATCTCACCAGTTTACCTTTTAACTCTTCTTGCCAGTACAATGCGATAATGGGAATATGAGAACTGATGGTCTTACATTTGTACTCTGCCATgatgacttaaaaaaataacttgaaattggTGTGCTGTAAGGATTTGTTTGAACACATGGCCAGAAATCAACAGCAGATTCACACTATAACATAGGTATGTAAAATTGTGTTTCAAAATATACCTGAAAGAAACTAATTGAAATGAATTGGGCCCTTCTTTTTTTAGTTATTAcatctttgaaatattttgtaagtTGCATCCAGCCTGTGGGAATCACTTAGTTATGCATGAACATAGTGATTTTAGTACACATACTAATTTATTACATTAACTTTACTCACTTGAAAATAGTTATTgttgaagttgggagggagggggaaaaatgGGATGCATCTGAGAAGTGTtatgaggaggagaagggatgaatatgattaaaatatactatatatctatgaaattctcaaagaataaagtataCTAAATAGCtatcatttcttaaaaatttttattaaaatatataggaaaggttttatttattataactaAAAATCTCCAGATATAATATGTACTATGCTAGAATCAtaattatttgtaatattttcagAAAGCATGACAATATTCATTAGGTACAGGAAAGAGAcagtaacattttaaatacttgGGATTTCCATTGATTCCTTGTGTTCCGCAGCTGGAAGAGAATCTCACATgtgtacttttaaaaactatttcagaAGATCTGTGTTGAAGGGTTTTTTCGCCATTAGAAACTGTGATTCTCTACGGGCCCTTTTCAGCTTTGCCCGACGATTTTGGAACCAAATCTAAAatcaagggaaaataaaatagttcTCAGACACATTACTATATTATCATCACAAGTAACAACTGTGCTTGAAAATTACCTGGATTCTGTCTTCCTCTAGATTCAGCTTTTGAGCTAAGTCTTCTCTGATGTCAATGCCAGGATAGCAGTTCACTCTGAAGACATTTTCCAATGCTTCAACCTAGAATAAGGAAAGAATTCTTTAATGTGATAACACTCCATATGTCACCAAAATTGGGCTTCCGTTtgtgcagtaaaaaaaaaaaaaatgcacttaaaCTTGGAAGTTAAcctaaatgcattaaaaaaaatcgaTTACCCAGAGACTGTTAAAATATGAGTGCATTGTTTCATTAATGATACTTCTACACTGATCCCAAAGTGAACAGCTTTTGTTCACCAGGGCATCAGTTACAACCTTTGTGTTATTGCTATTGGGTGAAAAATCTTCCCACCTGATTTTGGGTAAAAGCAGTTCTTGGCCTTCGTCCTCTGTACCAGCTCAACTCTCTTTTCAAAGAGAGTGTTTCTGAggctgaaaaataattttcatatttcgAAGCCCCTTCTTCTGGCATTGGGTGATCCACGGGACAAGGAAATGAGATCTCACTGGGAAGATCTGGGGCATGTAGGCATGAGTTGCTGTATTTCTCTGAAATCAGAAGAATAAACTCCATCTTAGATTGCCTGTGTTCCACAAATTCAGGAAAAAGTCATTTCAGtaacttattttgaaatttcctgGAGAAtttttcagaaaggaaggaaggaaggatagaagagaaaagaaattctgcCTTAGTGAGAGAACATTTTAGACTCTACCATTCACTTCTCACTGAAAAGAGATTTAGAATGCCTGATGTGTCAAACATATACAGAGGGTCTTCTGAAGCAAATGGTAGTTCTTTCTATGACTGAATAACGTCTATTCCCAGCAGGCATTCTACTCTCTTATGATCCTGTTAGGGGCCTTTTGCATTTATGGAACAGAATGGAATCGTAGTTTCTAACTCCATACTGTGTGAAATAGAGGGCAAACTAAAAAGGCAGacgaatttaaaaataaagttgtggCATACCTGAGTCGCTGCAGGTGTCTGCCCACGGTCTGTGGGGTCTTGTTGACGGTCCACAATCTTTTTTCTGGTCCAGTCCTAAAATGCTCTCAATTGAGAAGGAGCAGGATGAGGGTTTGCTTTTCTGGAGCTGAGCACCTTCCTGAAGGCTGGGAGACATCCTCTTCTGTGTCGCCCAGAGCTGGAGGGCTCCTGCCTCACGTGTGCAGAGCTGGGACCTGCCAGCAGTTCACCTTATAGCTTTGTTGACTAGGGGGCTGGGTTTTGCACGTCACTAATTAAAATCCTGTTTTAGAAAGTTTTAGCAAGTCAATGAACACTTGCCCAGCCAGCAGCTTAAGGAgttaattgtttatttgtttgcaagTAATTAGCAACTAATGGCTACACCAGGGGGCCACCTACAGGGACAAAAAGTGTTATCTCTCCTAAGCAGAATGCAGACTTAACTTTGTTGAAAGAAGTGATGCACGAAGGTAGCACTCCTCTTTTATTTGAGATCACTAATGtataaaatcatgtttttatCCTGAAGTTTATATTTTCCAGGGTTCTAGTTACCTAAATGtacaggacagagagaagagcagTCAAGTAAACAATAATCTGATTTAGCGAATGTTCTTCCAATGAAACTGGAAAAAGTAATAATCTCTTAATGCTATTACGGTAATTCTGATGAAAATGCCTGTTTTCCATATGCATATGTAATAGTGAACGTTGTCAACAAAGTCACAGTACTCTTCGGAGGGCAGCATACTGGAAAAGCCTGGCAATGTTATTAACACAGAGTGTAATTGTCTTCCAAGTGCCTTGGATTAATTCATAGGAACAGTTGCACCacgtattttaaataattaatgggctaattcctttctttcattctttcttttaaatgagaaAGATACAAGCTTACATGAAGTTCATATGCTACAGAGAATAATTTCTTTCCTTAACACAGTTATTTCAAAGATTATAGTTAactctaccctttttcttttctttctttctcttttcttttttcttttcttttttttttgagacagggtcttatatagccATGGAACCAACtctacaggccaggctggccttgaatctgccttcctctgcctgctgaacactgggattaaaggtgggggGACACAGTGCATGTCCCACCTCTTGATTTAGGGCTTGTGTGTGCAACTTGCTTTGACCAGTGGAAAGAATGTGAACAAAAGCTCAAAACCTGTTAGTATGATTGGTTTGCTTTCCTGATAACACTTGACATCATCCCCGGGGTAGCTACTGCCCTTCAGTCTAAGCTCTAGAATGGACATGTGGATCAGACTCTAACTCTTCTTACAGGATATAGTCAAATCAGTTGAGTCCAGAAAAGCTCAGTAAAATGCCAACtggtctaatattttctttttttgtttttcaagacagggtttctctgtgtaacagccctggctgtcctggaactcactttgtagactaggctggcctcagatttacaGAGATCCCAGGCTGGAGGTGGttgagagtactggctgctcttccagaggacccaggttcaattcccagcacccacataacagctaacaaatgtctgtaactccagttcctggaggatctgacaccctcacacacgcatacatgcatgcaaaacatcaatgcacattaaaagaattattatttttttctttttctttttcttatttttaaacagagatttgcctgtctctgcttctgaagtgctgggattaaaggtgtagtattttcttttctttttctttttaatctatatatctttacttgcaagtgttcattgcaaagagtcattgtctggttcaagacctctggtttctgctccACTCTGGATGCTGGGTCCTCCATGGCAATCCTCTTGGGTGTTCTGTTGTTATTGCtgtgtgtcatggagatcctgcagctttgaatctgcaggaccggccccttcacgtgctccagcagatcatagatggggtgaatATTGGGGTGGGTCAACTCTGGTTCTGGGCAGGGGTAGTTGACGGTTTGGTCAGCCTGCTAGCTCTCCCCTAGCCTCACCACCacggggagctctccagcattgtgcTGGCTTGTACAACCCTTGCTATAGGTgtaaggggcggggccagttctcctgttttcACAACCTCAGGGTCGGCTCCACTACACCTACCTCATTAGGGCCAgatctactgtgttgcccaggcacgTGCAGGGGCCCCTCTCCTAGTGCTTcagctggtgaggagcagggacagggacagctctcccactcttgtgacctcagggccagctctcccacctgccacaggcgggggtgggcgtgggggtgggagatgggggagTGTGGTGGTGCGAGGAGTCTCTCCCCCACCCATACCACCATATGGCTCTACGGTGCTGCAGGGCCCACGTTCCGGAGTGCTGCAGTTGGTAAGGATGGGTATGTTCCCTTGCCCACCACAGGTAGTAGGGACAAgggcggggtggggagggcatctttcccttgccctctccaccacatgggtcctgttTCATAATCCAGCCTGCTAGTCTACATCtctttattggagaattgagaccattaatgttAAGTGTTGTTATCAAACAATGTGTATTAATTCCTgccattttgttgtgttttcttagaCCTCCTTTAATTAATGTTCTGGAATTATTTATGTATTCCCTGTGACATCTTTAACGTGTTTATCTTTGTTGTCAGACCAGCGTCTCCCTTCTAGTGTCCTCTGTAAACATGGCTTAGTGgtcataaaatcatttttcaaaaaatgtgtttttttttttcgtgcaatgttttcatttcttcttcaattttagTATTCAGTTTTGAAGGGTTGTTGTCTTTCAGAACTTAGAATACATCTCGTCAGGCCCTTCTGCACTTAAAAGTTTCTGTCAGATTGTCACTGAGTCTTGCTCTGGTGGCTCCGTATTATAAGTGACTTCACCTTGCTCCGTTGCAGCTTTTAATACTCTCtacttaggtttttttgtttgtctgttttgtttttaaggtt encodes:
- the Hesx1 gene encoding homeobox expressed in ES cells 1; protein product: MSPSLQEGAQLQKSKPSSCSFSIESILGLDQKKDCGPSTRPHRPWADTCSDSEKYSNSCLHAPDLPSEISFPCPVDHPMPEEGASKYENYFSASETLSLKRELSWYRGRRPRTAFTQNQVEALENVFRVNCYPGIDIREDLAQKLNLEEDRIQIWFQNRRAKLKRARRESQFLMAKKPFNTDLLK